DNA sequence from the Ovis canadensis isolate MfBH-ARS-UI-01 breed Bighorn chromosome 2, ARS-UI_OviCan_v2, whole genome shotgun sequence genome:
CTTTGGAAGATATGCCTGCCTCCCTACCAGTGAAGCCCACAGTGGACCTGCTGCCTTCCTCCTCCTACTACTCTGGCAGCACCCCTCAGCATCCTCTGGCAAGGGGTCTGCAGACAGCACAGCAAACTAGGCACTGGCGAGTCCTGGGTACGGCAGCCCCTCACCCTCATTTGACCTGGCATCCGAGTTCTGAGCCACAGAAGCGGGGTGAGACCGAGGAAGAGAGCCAGGCCCTGGTGAACTCGGCTTAAAAAAGGGCCCCCGGACAGTGGTGGAAATCAAGGGATGGGAAGAAGGTCCCTTGTCTCCCCAGCTGGAACAAGACTTCAAAGCTGTTTCCTTACCTAGGTGAGGTCACTGTGTTGGCCATCTGCCCACCCGAGAACCCGCTGCTCAGGGAAGAGAGGTCAGGGGCTCAGATGTCCGTGGAAAAGCCGGGTGCCACAGGCCACTTCCCTACcctcagcagtagcagcatggggcttcttgggtggctcagacagtaaagaatctgcctgcaatgcaggatacctggtttcgatccctgggtcgggaagatctcctggagaagggactggcaacccactccaatcttcttgcctggagaattccatggacagaggatcctggctccACTGGCCACTACACAACACCCATCCCCAGCCAATTTTCCTCTGAAGACACTTGGACAGGCCCGCTGACCCCATGATCTTGGGGCCACAACCACTCTGGATCCCCCTGAAAGGAGTCATGCCCGCCTGGCAGAACCAGCCCCGGAGGCTCTATTTGTCCTTGTTTTCACCAAACTAGGGACAGAAGGCAGACGAGGGAGCTCCCACGAGAAGCATGTACCAAGGATAGAGTGAGATTAGCTTGAAATGACTTAAATTTCCTGATGGCTTCAGAAGAGATTCTAAATATTCATAATTTCTCATGCAAGGCTCCATAGGGCGTATGAGCCAAACTTGTGAACAGCTTCAGGTGAAAAGAAAACCTACATCCCCCTCAAAAAGCACATCACACGATGCAAATAGGAAACCAACCACAGAATATGTTCTTTCTGAGATCCTTGGCCTTTCCCCGCCAAGCCTGGAGAAAACCACCCACCCCATAATTCCTTGAGCTGAGATTCATAAGGTAACCGTACCCACTCCACAAGTTACACAGGAACCTTCTAAATCTCCCCAAAGCAGAAAGGACATGTTCAGTTATTTGTTTCCTCTAATAACAGAGAGAAGATGGAGTAGAATTAGAGGGCCCTCTGTTagctaaatttaattttaatttaattcaccACATCTGACTTCTCAGCTGTCCAGTGTCCTGAGCAGAGCTTCCTGACACGGCCGAGATGATCAGAATCACTTGGGACAAAAGCCACATGGCCAATCCTATCCTGGGAGACACGGATTCAGTggattgggggtgggtgggagaaggaatctgtatttttaacaagatTCCTGGAGGATTTGGATACAAATCAATCCAGAATTGGGAACATGGCTGCTAGATCCATTCAGAGGCAAAATCCTTGTCTccacctcttccctcctcctcagaCTAATTACTAAAAAAGAAGTGCCATGAGTAAATAAAGACAGCTTTCAAGATCTTCATGgaatgagtttgttttttttttttacatttttcaactAGTTAAGACAAAAACATTACAAtgattgacttctttcatttagttacataaataaaatttttataaatatctctttataaacaatataaatagCTTTACAACATAAATACATTTATGCATGACATGAATTTACAAACAGCAATGTTTTACAGCTGGTTTTGTCAGTCTCTTAAAAACTGTCCCTTGTCATCGCGTTggtgtaggtgtgtgtgtttcatgtatataatatatatataatatataactttttatttttcagtaaaaaaaaaacaacaaatgataAAGTCATACCCCCCTCCCTAAATAATCATAAAACAGCTGGTGTTGTGTATTCCcagtaccaggaaaaaaaaaaaaaaaaagaaatgtaaaagccACATTGCGCTGGAGGTGCTTCCAGATGCGAGGAGGCTGATGACCAAGGGTGACCTCAGCAAAACGCAGCAAGTCCCCAATCCTGAAACACAGAGGGCCAGGGGAACTCAGCTGAGAAAGCCCAGCCTGCCTGCAGGGCACATCTAGAACCTTCTTCCCACTCCAGCTGTAGCAGGAGGCGTAGTCCCTCCACCTCTGCCCTACAGGCCCTGACTGAGGCCTTGCTGCAGAGGGATAAGGCCCTTCCACTCAGGTCCTCCCCAGGCCTTCAGCCGTCACCTGCTGTGTCCTTGGCAGCTCCTGTTCAAGCACAGGTGGAACCAGAAAGTCAGCCAGCCCTCCGACCCCTCTGTCTAAGTGCAGGCCTTGCCCTGGGTGCTCAgtgggacacagtgagggaaggggaagggaaaacTCCTCCGCCTCCCCTTCATTTTAGCTACAATGCAAACCCTCGGTCAGGTGCTTGCCTTGGCTTTATAAGTCTGGGGGACAatggagggaagggggagagaaGCGTCTGAAGAGCGGGGAATTCTGGGCCCAAATCCTGACTCGGACAAGTACTTCTGGGATGGCTCTGGAGAGCTTTTTAGGCTTGctttcctcacccataaaatgggataatagCCACCTCCCAGGGCTGCCACACAGGGCACTGGCAGGATGTCTGGGTCACAGCGGCCCAGTAAACAGCACTTCCTTCCCCAGTTGGCTTCTCCTCAGAAAGGGTCCCTTTCAGAAGCAGAGGAAAGGGCATCAGGCACCTGCCCTGGGGAGATGAGTGGGTGTGCTGGGTTAGCAGAGGCATCTGATGGGGGCTGCACCCGGTCTCTGCTAGTGGATGTGAGGGCGAACGGGTGTGAGGGTCCCCCGGGACTGGAGGGGCCACCTCAGAGGCACGGTGGTGGACAGCATGAGCAGAGGGACCCTGGGCCTCAAGGCCTTGGTGagctctcccccagcccccttctCTGGGCGTCCCATGTGTTTAAACAGATGATAGATGTGTGTGAGGTGTTCATTCAGGCACCCTCCACACCTCATCTCTGTCATTAGCATTTTATAATCAAGGCTATAACCATCAGCGATAGTCATTATGGCGGCTGGTTAGAGCCAAAGCCAACTCCTGAGTGGAGACATGGCCACTGCTTTGGAAGAGCTTTCATCAATAGGGAACCCTAAGCTGTCTTTCCTTTTTTAGCCCAGACAGTGAGATAGCTGGGGCATCTCCACTAGGAGGCTGCTGGCAACAGGAAGGATGCTCTGCCTTCTCACTGCGATAGGGGTGAGGGTAGGGCTGAGATGGTTGTGGATGTTGGAGGTTAGCGTTCAGCTAAAAGAGAACTTCCAGGCAGTTGACAAACCTCCTCAGTCAAAGGGGTCAAGAAGTCTTAGCATCCCCAATTCCTCCTTCAAGGTCCTTCTCCCCATGCCCACCTGGTACCCACAGAAAACCACATCTGAGAACAAGGAACCTACGGGGACGTGCACAGCAGGCTCTTGACCTGATGCCAGGACCTTATCCCATCCTCTGCTAACTCATAATACCATTTGTTTGGATTCTCAAGTTGGAACTTGATGCTTAAATCACAAGTTGAAAGTCTAAGGCCTGTGGCTCCATCTCTTCGTTGCTGAGATAGGAGAGAATAGAACAAATCCATCACAACGGTAGCTTCTAAAGACTGGGGCACACGTGCTAGAATCACAGCAAGTCAAGATCTCAGACGGATGAAGCCCTTGCAGGAGGAACATACAGCCTGGCCATGTCTGGCTGCAGAGGAAAGACACCAGCTAAATGCTAGGGCAGGTGGGTGAGGAGTACCCCTAAGTTGAGGCAAGTTTTGTGGGTCATTGACAGACATTTTTCAGAGCCCCTTTGGGCATCTTACAGACCCCAGATCATCTTTGGCTAGCATCTGGCCCTTAATGTGCTCATTAGTTCACAGACAACTATAGCTCAGGTGAGGTTTTCTGTATCGAAGCCTCAGGCATTGTGCTGGAGAGCTTCAGAGAGGGGAACTCTTGTCCTCTGGGGGGAAGACAGCGTGGACACTGATATGGCTTCTGGGATGAGAGAACAGCTTGGTCTGGAGTGGGACAGAAAGGCTGTGGGACAGGGAATGACAGCAGCTGGCCGCAGGCAAGGCTGGACACTGGGAGGGGTCAGATTCTAAAGCAGCTGAATGTCAGTTTCAGAGGCTGGATGTTGTTTGTCCACGGACACTGATGGGCAGCGGGGATGGAGAGGatggggaaaggagggaaggaccTTGGCTCAGTACCTTGCCAGGATGCAGTGCTCGGCAGGGGCAGAAGGTAGCATGGGGGTTTCCAGCCTGGTGGAGGGGGAGAAGGCTATGCCAGAAACCCAGGTGTGGAGCCTAGGCGTGGTGGGGGTGGcgggtagggggtggggaggagctcAGTTTGGGATATGTTTGAGTTTGAGGTTGGggcaaaaaaagatttattttagtttctgtttCCTTGCCCTGAAATAGTGCCACGAACACTGAGGGTGGATCCTGAAGTCACACGGATTGCAGCAGCGTCAGGACCCTGGACAGGCCAGCTTGCCCACAGCCACGGTTTAGAGACCCAGACAAGAATCAGAATGCTCTGGGGCTGAAATGCCCCATGGTGATGCTAACAAGTGGCTATTCTGTCTATTGGGAGGGGCAGGTGTCACCCCAAGTCTGTCGCATCACAGGGACAACAGACCCAGGGAGCTGTCCTGACCCCTGGGCTGCTTACTACCCAGCACCATGATGCAGTGGCTGGCAAACGAACTTACCCTTGACTTGTATGTATGCCCTTCCTGCTTTGCTCCCACAAACCGAGGATCACCCCTCAACcttgcccctccccgcccccagttgGAGAACTGGGGCCAATGCTGCTGGTTGCTTTGTGGTCCTGGGGTGGGTGGGACCCCACCAAGCTGTCTCTGATTCTCCAGAGGAAGTCAGATGGGTTCATCCATGCTGAGCCATTTCTGACCTTGCCAAAGTTCCCGATTACTTTTCCctcattttctccatctgtaaaatgggatgataaaTGTCCCTGGGGCAAAAGtcaagcacacacacagtcctATGTCCGGATGGGCTGGTCGTGAGGAGGAAAGGTCCCAGGGCCACGGGATCAGAGGGGAACCGGCCTGCGGGAGGGGGTACAGGCTTGGCTCTGGGGGCTTCGCGGGGCGTGCAAGAGCGCCCAGAGGCCAGGGTTGGTGGTACTCACCGCCGCCAGGGGTCGCCGCACTAACAACCCAGGCCGCTCATGGAGCCGATCCTGTCCAGCTTGAGGCCGAAGCAGCCCTTGGACAAACCCTTCTTGTTGCCTCCTTTGTATTTGCGCGCGTTGGGGTGCTCGTGCAGCAGGCGGGTCCACGCCGCCCGGGACTTGGTGTCCACGCGCAGGTCCCGAAGCAGTCGCGACCGGTCGTCCTTGAGATTGGCGCCGCCGCCCCCGGGAGTCTTGTCGCCCTTCTTCTGACCGCCGCCCGCAGCCTGGGGCTCGGCCACCTCCTCGCCGGGCGGAGTTCGCGGGACCTTCCAAGGGAAAGGACGAGCAGGTCAAGGCACGCGCCGTGGCAGCGCGGGGGACTCTGCGGGGCAGCTGATGGTCTGGCGCGGAGTCCTGAGAACGCCCGTCACAGGTGTCCTGCAGCTCGGCCCTGCGTCCACCTGCCTCGGGGCCGCCGTGGTCCGCTCTCTCGGGGAGCCCTTTGCCCTCCTCTCCTTTGCCCCTTGCGGCGCTGACCACTCTGTGGTCGGGGCTGCGCATTTGTAGACGCTATCCCGAGTCCGGGCTTCGAGGGCCCCCCAGCTGTCCCCCGCGCGCATCTCAAGGGAGAGAGCCTTCTTTCCGCCCCCACTGCTCTCACCCCTCATCCCGGTGCGCCACGCCCTCCTAGACACCCCAGCCCTCCCATTGCCCCTCACAGGTTCCGACGTCCCCGCGACAGTACCCACCTTTGGCGGCGCCCCGGGCTTGGCTTCGGAGGGCCGGAGCGAGAGAAGCGAGAGCAGCAGGGCGCAGGCCAGCAGCTGGGAGAGGTGCATGGTGCCCGTGGGGTGCCTGGGCGCAGACGGACGGCAGCGACGGTGCGCGGGGCCGGCGGGCCGACCGGCAGGCGAGCGCGGAGCAGTCTGGCCGGGCTGCGATGCGGTCGCGGGTCCCAGTGCTGCGCGGCGCCGGCTGGGTGCGCTCTGAGTCCGCGGCTCCGCTCGCGCCTTTATAATCCAACCTGCCGCTGATGTCATCCTCCCGCCCACAGGGCCGTCCGGGCCAATGGCACGCGCGCCGAGGGCCGGGAGGGGGCTGCGGGGGCTCCCCCTcggcccccaccctcaccccaccctggAGGGATCCCGCGGCTCGGCGGGCTCTCTCCCGACTGCGCTCCAACCTGCAAAGCGGCGCGCACAAGGGACCAAGGATTGCAGGGAGCGCGCCCTAGCATGCCAAGAGTCCATGCACCCGGTGCCCTGCGCACAAGCTTGGCCCTCAACCCACACGCTCGTCCTGGAAAGGATCAGTTTCCCTCTTTGCaggtgcaaagatgggctcaaaggAATTAAATCACTTGACCAAAAGCACACAGCCAGAAAGTTGGCACAGTCCGAAATCCACTCAGAGCTGCCTTGTTGCCaatctctttcctctcttctcgCACCTGACGGGCGAGAGGCACCGATGCCTTGAGATTGAGGAGGCGGATGGTGGAGCGGGAGGTCGGGGAGGGAGGCGCAAGAAGAGAGGGACTTGCCCGGGGCCgcggtgcggggggtgggggggagtgggAAGCGCAAGCCCTACACCAGAGGATGCAAGCTTTTCGCCTGCGGGTGAGAGCAAAAACCAGAAAACTGCGGGTGTGTTTGAGATCCGAGTGTTCCTGCGTGTGTACCGAAGCCCCGTGTGCCGGACGCGGTGACTCTAAGTGCGTCCTCAGCCCGGGTCGGCTGCACAGAACGTCCCCGGGTCTGACCCGCCAGATGGCTCCCGTCTGCACCGGCGGGGGCGCGCCTGACCCAGTCTGCACCCACGCGAGGATCCGCAGCGTGGGGCTGTCGCTCCAGTGTCCTGTGCACCTGCACAGTCTGGGGAGCGAGCTTCACCGGACCCCGAGCCAGGTCTGGCTTCTGTGAGCCGTAACAGGTGGTCGCGTTCGCGTTCTCTGCCGCTGAGTGGTCCCCGTCTAGTTGTCGGTACACGCCCAAGTATCCCTGCCACCAAAGACTCCTCCTGGAAAGGGCGTCTCCGCAGGCTGAGGAGTTATTTGGGATGGGCAGCGGAGACAGAGGATCCTAAGAACTGAGTGAGGTGTGGGAATCTGTGACTCCGTGACTGCCTCCGAACAGGACTCAGCTGGAGAGCAGAGACCAGGGGAGGGCGCGCTGGCGAACCCCTGCGGCCAAGACGACCCGGAGGGTTGGAGGCATCCGGATGACCTTTTTCGGGGGAAGGAAGCTGCTCCCCAGGCCTGAAGGCTACTGGAGTCAAGAGGGACCGGGAGAACCAGGGGTCTCTTGGTGGATCCCATAGCAAAGGCTGATGCGAAACGATAtgctttctcctcccaccccggCATTCTGCGCTGGAAAGTGCAGGTCCCTTTGTTTAGGAAATAACCTACGTGTGAGGCCTGAGCTTGGGGTAGCAGATCTCCTGAACTTCAAGATGACCATCAGCAGTGTGCCCTTTCTGTTTTGATGAGTTGGCTCACCACCTCCAGGCAGCCACCCTGATTGCCTGTCTATAGTCACACTGGTACAGTGTGAGGCATCTCCTTCTATCTGAATATCTGTAGGCTGGTTCTTCCTGTCTTCTGTGTCCCTTGTTTGTACTTGGTGACAGCTGGGTAGCCATCTAGGTAGGTCTCCTCTCTCTTTGAGCTTTGAGATTACATGCAGTAAAtcaaccctgccccacccccatcccagggtGGACAGAATCAACACCTTGGGCTCTACCTGCCCCCGTCTGTGGAAGAATTTTCTGGTGAGCCCTCACTTCTGAACACTGGCCTGTGGTCCTTTGGGGCAGGTCAGATCCTGGAAGAGTTACCTGTGGCATGTGGCTTCCCTGGGACAGATCAGGGTGCAGTTCCTGCTTCCCTGGGGCCTGAGAGGTGGGATGGATAGAAGAGGGAGGATTGTGCTGGAGGGACCTTCAGGGAAGGAGGTAGTCAGCACCTGACTGCCTTGGCGATGGAAgctccccatccctcctccccgtTTCCTTGCTCAGAAAGCTACAGAGAAGgctctctctgcttcctggacTAGACCTGGGACTCAGATTCCTTCTTCCTATTTTTTCCTCCATAATGTCTGTTCCTTCTTGCTCTGGCCCCAGAGGCTAGACCTGGGAAAGTTGGAACCACTGAGCAGCTGAACGTGAGCTGTTTGTGGCCCTTTACTGAATGCCCAGTGTGATAACTCCTCTTgacggcaaaggagaaaaggtcaCTGGGTCTCAGGAGCCTGGCCGTTCTGTAGGGAGTCTTGTCATTTGTCACTTCTCCATCCACTGATTCCCCCAAGTATTCACTGAACATCCATGCAACCTGTAGGGTTCCATCCTGGCAGAGCCCCCTCCTCCCAATCCCCAGGCAACAGACACAAGCTTTGTGGGCTGAAAAGGACAatggcagggaggcaggcagttTCCCCAGCTTGGCTAGGAGGGCAAgcttcccagagaaggaaaattgTGTTCTGAGCTGGGAAAGGACACCtggcaggcaggaggagaggaaggagaggagggagacagacGGAAAACAGAGTTACTCCCTTTGGGTTAATGGAGGGGGCGTGCACCCAGGCTTAGAGGGggcaatgaaagaaaaacacgAGTACTCAGACTTAGGGAAAGAAAGTGGGGGAGGTCTTTGGGTAAgagtccccagaggagggcagagtTAGGAGAGAGGCAGGTAGAGACAAGGAGCTGGGATAAAGAGGGGGAGGGGCTTGTCTTCCAAGGGTTGGGGGTGTTGTGCTCCTGAGGATAAGGAGGGCAAGCAAGCTTAGGGGATGGGGCTTGATCGATGGGGCCAAAGGAGAGTGATCAGTTGTGGAGGAGGCATAGAGAGGGAGTAGGAAAAGTCAGAGCCAGGCTGAATTGTGCCAAGCTCCAGGCACCCCAAAGTAGCATGCCTGGGACCTCTTCTTTCTCCTGAACCTCTGAAAGGTAGGGACATGGAGAGAAAAGACTCCATTCTTATTGGcccctcttccttttttctccttcctgcaCAAGGGCAAGGTTAGATCCTTAGGCCTACCATGGGTCGGCCCTTCCAGAGGGCAGTTGATGTTCAGTCCTTTATGAGGACCCTGTAGAaatgggtggctcagtggtaaagaatccgcctgtgatgcagaagatgcaggagactctggggttcagtctctgggtgggaagaccctctggaggagggcatggcaatccattccagtattcttgcctggagaatccccagggacagaggagcctggtgggctacagtccatagggtcgcaaagagtcggtcgcGACTGAGTACCCAAGCGCAGAGATGAGAGGGGGCCTTGATGAGGTAAGAAATGTGTGTATAACCTTTTAGGAGGCTGGGGAATGTGTGGCTGAGAGGATTGTCCAGCCCTTTCCCCAGGATGGGGAACAAGCGCCCCGTGTAACAGCGCCCCCTCCTGGTCCTGCGGAGGATTCTCAGGCACACAGAGGAGGGAAGATT
Encoded proteins:
- the NPPC gene encoding C-type natriuretic peptide, whose translation is MHLSQLLACALLLSLLSLRPSEAKPGAPPKVPRTPPGEEVAEPQAAGGGQKKGDKTPGGGGANLKDDRSRLLRDLRVDTKSRAAWTRLLHEHPNARKYKGGNKKGLSKGCFGLKLDRIGSMSGLGC